A region from the Salvia splendens isolate huo1 chromosome 15, SspV2, whole genome shotgun sequence genome encodes:
- the LOC121766789 gene encoding protein FAR1-RELATED SEQUENCE 5-like, producing MAACAPVIGVVVVPECPPEVKPVVGQKFQSLDFAFAFYDVYARAVGFDTRKQAMRKVEDVTIWYQVVCNREGRKKGEADDQLNARSGFTIKRRKLSKRSSMNHPMVETEHQRFMSSNRKLDDVHHKFILDCSRANIGPTLTFKVLKEILGGFDLAGCTVGDIRNASRDIKAYAQGFDVQMVLDDMARKKEMSEAFTYHYEVNESDQLVALFWCDGVMKRNYHMFGDIVSFDSTYNTNRYCMIFTPFTRKDNHGSPVTFAAGLVCSEKTGAFAWLFRHFIHCMGVAPRMIVTDQDLGMRSAIEEVLVGTRHRWCMWHIMHKLAVKVPNRLLRDDDFKKEFNACVWSDLLEPDEFEEEWNRLVKHHQLEDIDWFNTLYAYRKYWIPAYFRDFPMGSMIRTTSISESENSFYKNFLKPRANIAEFYLNFNHAIEFQRNSRTALDYHDATSIPILATTLPFEKHGSTLFTDSMFRKIQEEIVEGNDRCRVLSFMSGETVDTYNLGDSKRNAYSVRHDKTDDSYSCECKLFGRHGYLCSHIFFLFRNNVVKKIPDKYCESRWMKTPLAKAVHGEFQDRLLTYSSSDNRQTVSKQAISMFYGFLRQFETDVDALRAFVAGVEDLGNSIQTGTSVTSVAEKRRMVEEFYGMVRPETVAVHPPDVVKTKGYASSSASCLISKREKAIKDTTRPPRRCKGCDEVGHHDSRNCPVLKEMRTEKVARKGKNPA from the exons atGGCGGCTTGTGCTCCAgttattggag TGGTTGTTGTACCTGAATGTCCTCCTGAGGTGAAGCCTGTAGTAGGTCAGAAATTCCAATCATTGGATTTTGCTTTCGCTTTCTACGACGTGTATGCCCGCGCAGTTGGCTTTGATACGCGGAAACAAGCTATGAGGAAGGTTGAAGATGTCACCATCTGGTATCAagttgtatgcaatagggaaggaaggaagaagggcGAAGCGGATGACCAGTTGAATGCCCGTTCTGGTTTCACAATCAAGCGTAGGAAGTTATCTAAGCG GAGTTCAATGAACCATCCTATGGTTGAGACGGAACATCAGAGATTCATGTCAAGTAATCGCAAGTTGGATGATGTACATCACAAATTTATTCTAGACTGTTCAAGGGCGAATATAGGACCCACGCTTACATTTAAGGTATTGAAGGAGATTCTCGGTGGGTTTGACCTGGCTGGTTGCACTGTTGGGGACATCAGGAATGCCTCACGGGACATCAAAGCATATGCACAAGGATTTGATGTACAAATGGTGTTGGATGACATGGCTAGGAAGAAGGAGATGTCCGAGGCTTTCACCTATCACTACGAAGTTAACGAATCTGACCAGTTGGTTGCTCTGTTTTGGTGCGATGGTGTGATGAAGAGAAATTACCACATGTTTGGTGACATTGTGTCCTTCGACTCCACGTACAACACAAATAG GTACTGTATGATCTTCACGCCTTTCACTAGAAAGGATAATCATGGTAGTCCTGTGACATTTGCGGCCGGGTTGGTGTGTAGCGAGAAAACAGGGGCATTTGCTTGGCTGTTCAGACATTTTATACATTGTATGGGTGTAGCACCCAGGATGATTGTGACAGATCAAGATTTGGGTATGCGATCAGCTATTGAAGAGGTCCTAGTCGGCACACGTCACCGTTGGTGTATGTGGCATATAATGCATAAATTGGCAGTCAAGGTACCAAACAGATTATTGCGGGATGACGATTTCAAAAAGGAGTTTAACGCTTGTGTGTGGTCGGACCTGTTAGAGCCGGACGAATTCGAGGAGGAGTGGAATAGATTGGTCAAACATCATCAGCTTGAGGACATCGACTGGTTCAACACACTGTACGCATATAGGAAGTACTGGATACCGGCGTACTTTAGGGATTTTCCTATGGGTTCCATGATTCGGACTACGTCCATATCTGAATCAGAGAACAGTTTCTACAAAAATTTTCTGAAGCCCCGAGCAAACATAGCCGAATTCTACCTGAATTTCAACCACGCCATTGAATTCCAGCGGAACAGTAGAACAGCTTTGGACTACCACGATGCCACTTCCATACCCATACTCGCAACTACTCTGCCGTTCGAGAAACATGGTTCCACTTTGTTTACCGACAGTATGTTCAGGAAAATACAAGAAGAAATTGTGGAAGGTAATGACAGATGTCGTGTGCTGAGTTTTATGTCAGGAGAAACTGTTGACACATACAATCTTGGCGATAGCAAGCGCAATGCATATTCTGTTCGTCATGACAAGACGGATGATTCTTACTCGTGTGAATGCAAGCTTTTTGGTCGGCATGGTTATTTGTGtagtcatatttttttcttgtttcgGAACAATGTGGTGAAAAAAATCCCGGATAAATACTGTGAAAGCCGATGGATGAAGACTCCCTTAGCCAAGGCTGTACACGGGGAGTTTCAGGATCGCTTGCTGACCTACTCATCCTCTGACAATAGGCAAACTGTGTCAAAGCAAGCGATTTCGATGTTTTATGGTTTTCTTAGACAGTTTGAGACCGACGTCGATGCCTTACGTGCATTTGTTGCTGGCGTCGAAGACCTTGGCAACTCTATTCAAACTGGTACTTCGGTAACCTCAGTCGCTGAGAAGAGGCGTATGGTTGAAGAGTTTTACGGCATGGTAAGGCCTGAAACTGTTGCAGTGCATCCTCCCGATGTCGTGAAGACGAAAGGTTACGCCAGCAGCTCGGCTAGCTGTCTGATTTcaaagagagagaaggctataAAGGATACGACTAGGCCTCCTAGACGGTGTAAGGGTTGCGATGAGGTGGGTCATCACGACTCCAGGAACTGTCCTGTGCTTAAAGAGATGAGGACGGAGAAAGTTGCCCGCAAGGGGAAAAATCCAGCTTGA